The following are encoded together in the Pygocentrus nattereri isolate fPygNat1 chromosome 3, fPygNat1.pri, whole genome shotgun sequence genome:
- the fbxo45 gene encoding F-box/SPRY domain-containing protein 1: protein MSGVAGAGAAASSCGPAIFASGGSGIAARLPSRVLEHIFSYLDLSDLIRCSLVCWHWNNCLADENSEVWRSLCARLLSEEALRSDILCNLPTYKGKLKSFQHALSSHDCSRNVYVKKNGFTLHRNPVAQSTDGARGKIGFTEGRHAWEIWWEGPLGTVAVIGIATKRAPMQCQGYVALLGSDDQSWGWNLVDNNLLHNGEVNGNFPQCNNAPKYQIGERIRVILDMDDKTLAFERGFEFLGVAFRGLPKTCLFPAVSAVYGNTEVTMVYLGKPLDG, encoded by the exons ATGTCCGGCGTGGCTGGCGCTGGAGCGGCTGCCTCTAGCTGCGGTCCTGCTATATTTGCCTCAGGCGGCTCAGGCATCGCGGCCAGGCTTCCCAGCCGAGTTCTAGAGCACATCTTCTCCTATCTGGACCTGTCGGACCTCATCAGGTGCTCTCTGGTTTGCTGGCACTGGAACAACTGCCTCGCCGACGAAAACAGCGAGGTGTGGCGGAGCCTGTGTGCCCGGTTGCTTAGCGAAGAGGCTCTGCGCTCAGACATCCTCTGTAACCTGCCAACTTACAAAGGAAAG CTGAAGTCTTTCCAGCATGCTCTGAGCTCACATGACTGCTCTAGGAACGTGTATGTGAAGAAAAATGGTTTTACCCTCCACCGCAACCCTGTCGCCCAAAGTACAGATGGTGCTCGTGGTAAGATTGGCTTCACGGAGGGGAGGCATGCCTGGGAGATCTGGTGGGAGGGGCCACTTGGCACTGTGGCAGTGATTGGCATTGCCACCAAGAGGGCCCCCATGCAGTGCCAAGGCTATGTAGCCCTGCTGGGCAGCGATGACCAGAGCTGGGGTTGGAATCTGGTGGATAATAACCTGCTCCACAACGGCGAGGTCAATGGCAACTTCCCACAGTGCAACAATGCGCCCAAATACCAG atAGGGGAGAGAATACGTGTGATTCTTGATATGGATGACAAGACGCTGGCTTTTGAGCGAGGGTTCGAGTTTCTAGGCGTGGCATTCCGGGGGCTTCCCAAGACCTGCCTTTTTCCAGCAGTTTCAGCTGTGTATGGTAATACTGAAGTTACTATGGTCTACCTGGGAAAACCTTTGGATGGCTAA